TGAAGGTCCCGGAGCACGCCACCGACACAGTGGCCACCGATGCTGGCGGCACCAGGACGGTAAATGCTTCAGCGACCGCCGCCAACCCCATCACCCAGGGCGACGGAACAGTCCTGACCCTGGCCGCGAGCCAGTCCTTCAACGGGGCCTATGTCCTGGACAGGAACGGCAGGGTGTGGGCCCTCATCAATGCCGTTGAGTACTAAGAGGGCTTGAGATGAAGAGAATCAGCGGCGGTTTTACCCTTGTCGAAATACTGGTGGTGTTGGCCCTCATCGGGGTGCTGGCTCTGGTGGTGGTGCCCAACCTCGGGGGGCTGGTGGGGAGGGGCGCGGAGCAGGGCTACAACTCCGACCGGAGCGCCATCCAGGCTGCCGTGGACTCCTACTACACCGACCCCACCACCAGAGTGGGCGGGCAAAGGCAGTATCCTACCAAGAGCGGGGCGGGCACCAACCCCACCTACAGCGCCGGTACCTGGAGCAGCGACGGGGGGTTCATCTATTTTGACAAGATAGTAGCCGACGGCTATATGAGCGATGCCCCCGCCTCGGGGGGCTACCAGAACCGGGTGAGTACCGGCCCCGACACCTTCGGCACGGGCTCCTACAACTGGTATACGGACCCCAGCGGCAGGGTGAAGGCCTGGTACTGGCCCACGCCAACTCCTACTCCAGGCACACCGGAATCGGGCTACAAGTCGGGGGTATTCCCCTAATCCTGCGAATAGAGGGTGGGACCCGGGCATAGGTCTGAGGTCCCACCCTTTCATAG
The genomic region above belongs to Chloroflexota bacterium and contains:
- a CDS encoding type II secretion system GspH family protein; amino-acid sequence: MKRISGGFTLVEILVVLALIGVLALVVVPNLGGLVGRGAEQGYNSDRSAIQAAVDSYYTDPTTRVGGQRQYPTKSGAGTNPTYSAGTWSSDGGFIYFDKIVADGYMSDAPASGGYQNRVSTGPDTFGTGSYNWYTDPSGRVKAWYWPTPTPTPGTPESGYKSGVFP